The DNA window GAGGCGGTTCTGACCCCCGATGAGAAGGAACTGGGCGTGGCCCTGGTCGACATCGGCGGCGGCACCACCGACATCGTGGTTTTGTCCGAAGGCGCGGTGGTCCATACCTCGGTTTTGACCCTCGGCGGCAACCACGTCACCAACGACGTGGCGGTCGGCCTGCGAACGCCGGCCAGCGAGGCCGAGCGGATCAAGCAAAAATACGGCTGCGCCCTGAGCTCGATGGTCCAGAAGGACGAGACCATCGAGGTCCCCTCGGTCGGCGGCCGCAAGCCCCGGATCCTTTCGCGCCAGATTCTTTCCGAGATCATCGAGCCCCGGGTCGAGGAGATCTTCTCCTTGGTCCGCCAGGAGATCCTCAAGTCGGGCTACGACGACCGCATCGCCAGCGGCGTGGTCATCACCGGCGGCAGCACCATCTTGGAGGGGATGCCGGAGCTGGCCGAGCAGGTCTTCAACATGCCGGTCCGCCGCGGAGTGCCTCGGGCCATCGGCGGCCTGGTCGACGTGGTCAAGAGCCCGATGTACGCCACCGGCGTGGGCCTGGTCATCGCCGGATCCAAGGGCAACGACGCCACCCGCTTCAAGGTCCGCGAATCCAACATCTACGCCAAGGTCAAAGGCCGGATGAAGGAGTGGTTCGGCGAGATTTTCTAATCTCCCGGCCATGAGCCCTCTCCCCATCTTCACTTTTTGGGAGCCCCGGGAACGGATGCCGGCCTATATTCGGCTCTGCATCCGAACTTGGGAAAAGCATCTCCCGGATCATCCTCTGATTCTGACCGACCATTCCAATATCGAAAATTACATCGGGAAGGACACCTTCGACCTCGAGATGCTGAAGACCCTGGGTCTGGCCGCCCAGAAGGACGCCTATATGGTCGCGATCCTGAAGCGCCAGGGCGGGATCTTCATGGATGCCGACACCTTGATCGGCGGCGATATTTCCTGGTTTTTGGAGCATCTTAGGGAAAGCGAGATCGTCCTCTTCGGCCTCCACATGGGTTTCATGGCGGCCCGGCCGGGGGCCAAGATCCTCACGATTTGCGAGGAAGGGGTTCGGGAGCGGCTCGAGGAGCTGCGGCAGGGTCCGGCGCCCTTCAAGAACGAATGGGATTACGTCGGCAACAGCGTCCTGACCGACGCCATGATTGAGCTCAGCCTGAATCTGCCCTTTGGCCGGACCTTCGACCGCCTCTGGCGGTCGCGCCGGGCTTACCATTCGGCCTCGAAGAGTTTTTGGCAAAAGGTCGCCAATCAAAGGAGGTGGCTGGTCAAGCTCGGGCCTTATCGCCGCTACTTCAAGAGCCTCCCGCCCAAGAAACATGGCTTCATCGCCGAGAACCGCCATTTCGGCCGGCGCCACGATTCGGTGCAGAAGTTCCGCCGCTTTTGGCTGGATCCCAAGCTCGAAGTGCCCGATCTCTTCCGGCCCGGCGCCAATATCATCGGTTTGCACAATTCGCGGATGCCCGAATGGTATCGCGCGCTCTCCGAGGAAGAAGTGCTGCGGCAGGGCGGGCTGCTATCGAGGACTCTTCGCCGCCTCCTGTCCGAGCGCTGACTCCATAGTTTTGTGCAACTTTTAAGCTTAATGGTCGATCATTTCTCTCATCTATGACGGCTCCTCGGATCTCTCCATTTCGCTTGCCAGGGCCCGTGGGCGATATCCCTCCGGCGGATTCTTCAGTTCAGGAATCGCCCCGATTCGATCGCCAATCGATGATTCGCTCCGCATTGTCGGATCCGCCGGTCTTTCATTCGCCGGAATGGCGCAAGCAATCGCCCCTACTGTTTTCTCCTTGGAATCTTTTGCTTTTGACCGGTTGCAGCTCTCATGGGCCCTTGACCGGGGATGAGCCTCCGCCTTTGGATGGAGGAAACATCGACGGATCCGAAGGGGGATCGGGTGGCGGTAGCGGCGACGCGGGCGGCGGGCCTGTTTTGCCTCCGCCTCATGTTCAGATCGAGAATAGCCTCCGGTTTCACTTGGCAATGCCCGGAACCTCCCATTCCCTTTTACGTCGATGGTCGGTAGGGGAGGGTGGGCTGACCTACGGTTTTGCAACCGACACCGAGGGCCGCATCTATACCGCTACCCGCGACTATGCCTATTCGCTCAACCGGGATGGCCAGATCCTTTGGGCCACTCCTTGCTCGACGATTCATGGCTGCTCCGCGGTCGCCGCTACCGACGAGGCGGTTTTCATCGCCGGCTCGAACGGTGAGATTACCCGTCTAAACCGCGAAAGTGGCGGGCTCTCCTGCGAATATGTTCCTACCGATTTATCGACCGGCCCCCAGCCCGGCAATTTTTTGATCGCCGACAACCGGGTGGTCGAATTGCTCCTGGGTCCCCTACCGATGGCGGTGGTGGCATCCGCTTCGGACTGCACCGAGCAGTACCGTTTGGCCAGCCCCAACGGCCAGCAGCCAGGGGCCGCCGTCGCCGATCCAGCGACCGACCGTCTAGCGATCTCTTGGGACAATGCGGGGGGAAGCGGCGCGGTGTTCACCAGCCATCGGCTGGGCTTGGGCCTGCCGAT is part of the bacterium genome and encodes:
- the ftsA gene encoding cell division protein FtsA; the protein is MAKKEDLIVGLDIGTTKVCAVVGEVTEDGIDIIGIGSHPSKGLRKGVVINIESTVESIKRAVSEAELVAGCDITSVYAGIAGGHIKGINSHGIVAVKDKEVGENDLVRVIDAAQAVAIPLDREVIHVIPQEYIIDDQDGIKEPLGMSGVRLEAKVHIVTAAVTSAQNIVKCANRCGLNVADIILQPLASGEAVLTPDEKELGVALVDIGGGTTDIVVLSEGAVVHTSVLTLGGNHVTNDVAVGLRTPASEAERIKQKYGCALSSMVQKDETIEVPSVGGRKPRILSRQILSEIIEPRVEEIFSLVRQEILKSGYDDRIASGVVITGGSTILEGMPELAEQVFNMPVRRGVPRAIGGLVDVVKSPMYATGVGLVIAGSKGNDATRFKVRESNIYAKVKGRMKEWFGEIF
- a CDS encoding capsular polysaccharide synthesis protein; this translates as MSPLPIFTFWEPRERMPAYIRLCIRTWEKHLPDHPLILTDHSNIENYIGKDTFDLEMLKTLGLAAQKDAYMVAILKRQGGIFMDADTLIGGDISWFLEHLRESEIVLFGLHMGFMAARPGAKILTICEEGVRERLEELRQGPAPFKNEWDYVGNSVLTDAMIELSLNLPFGRTFDRLWRSRRAYHSASKSFWQKVANQRRWLVKLGPYRRYFKSLPPKKHGFIAENRHFGRRHDSVQKFRRFWLDPKLEVPDLFRPGANIIGLHNSRMPEWYRALSEEEVLRQGGLLSRTLRRLLSER